In Raphanus sativus cultivar WK10039 chromosome 5, ASM80110v3, whole genome shotgun sequence, the following proteins share a genomic window:
- the LOC108862577 gene encoding bZIP transcription factor 2, which produces MASSISTYRSSSSSDGGNPNAVAVDERKRKRMLSNRESARRSRMRKQKHIDDLTAQINQLSSDNRQILTSLTVTSQLHMKIQAENSILTAQMAELSSRLESLNEIVDLVTTTNGGGFGGGVDLIDGCGFDDRTVGISSDGYYDDMINGVNHWGGSVYYSNQPIMANDINMY; this is translated from the coding sequence ATGGCGTCATCAATCAGTACGTACCGGAGCTCTAGCTCTTCCGACGGCGGTAATCCGAACGCAGTCGCCGTGGACGAGCGAAAGCGTAAGAGAATGTTATCGAATCGCGAGTCTGCTCGTAGATCAAGGATGCGTAAACAAAAACACATCGACGATCTAACGGCTCAGATCAACCAGCTTTCAAGCGACAACCGTCAGATCTTGACGAGCCTCACCGTCACATCTCAGCTTCACATGAAGATCCAAGCCGAGAACTCTATTCTAACGGCTCAGATGGCAGAGCTGAGCTCTAGACTCGAGTCTTTAAACGAGATCGTCGATCTCGTGACGACGACGAACGGTGGAGGGTTCGGTGGCGGTGTCGATCTGATCGACGGCTGTGGATTCGATGATCGTACGGTTGGGATTAGTAGCGACGGATACTACGATGATATGATAAACGGCGTCAATCACTGGGGTGGTTCGGTTTATTATTCTAACCAGCCCATCATGGCTAATGATATCAAtatgtattaa
- the LOC108862574 gene encoding AAA-ATPase At2g18193 — translation MFPSSDNSFSPSSLFSAYASLTGFLMLFRSMLHDFVPEQLRTYFSTLLDRFFTPKSKTLTIIIDENFGSNRNQVFDAAELYLRSKIGPETERLRVGKTPKQKHFTISIEKGEEIVDSFEGSEVRWSYVQSEKEKGEQAKRYYELTFEKKLRERVTGSYLAHVVAESEEIKRSLRVVKLYSQDLYVTDDDDGCAGGNWGCISLEHPSTFETLAMDPVAKKKIVDDLDRFLKRKEFYKRVGKAWKRGYLLYGPPGTGKSSLIAAMANYLKFDVFDLELSSIYDNGELKRVLLSTTNRSILVIEDIDCSAEVRDREAEEDNQESKVNKGRVTLSGILNFIDGLWSSFGDERIIVFTTNHKDRLDPALLRPGRMDVHINMSYCTGLGFRTLVSNYLGLDGVNHPLCEEIERLVDSTEVTPAELAEELMQGDDCDVVLRGVVSFVEKRKVERSKAKEESVSICKEVVIKTDDYDDDEKQSGCNNGMRNRKKQAGRRRGRGTRNTYL, via the coding sequence ATGTTTCCTTCCTCCGACAACTCTTTCTCCCCGTCGTCGCTGTTCTCAGCGTACGCATCCCTCACCGGATTCCTGATGCTCTTCAGATCGATGCTCCACGACTTCGTCCCGGAGCAACTCCGAACCTACTTCTCAACACTACTCGACCGGTTCTTCACTCCCAAATCAAAGACCCTCACTATCATCATCGACGAGAACTTCGGTTCTAACCGGAACCAAGTCTTCGACGCCGCGGAGCTCTACCTCCGCAGCAAGATCGGACCGGAGACGGAGCGGTTACGCGTCGGGAAGACCCCGAAGCAGAAGCACTTCACCATCTCGATCGAGAAAGGAGAGGAGATCGTGGACTCCTTCGAGGGCTCCGAGGTGAGGTGGAGCTACGTTCAGTCGGAGAAGGAGAAGGGAGAGCAAGCGAAGCGCTACTACGAGCTCACGTTCGAGAAGAAGCTTAGAGAGAGAGTCACGGGGTCTTACCTGGCCCACGTGGTCGCGGAGTCTGAAGAGATCAAGAGAAGCCTGAGAGTGGTGAAGCTGTACAGCCAAGATTTGTACGTTACCGATGATGATGACGGATGTGCGGGTGGGAACTGGGGTTGTATCAGCCTCGAGCATCCTTCCACGTTCGAGACTTTAGCTATGGACCCGGTTGCTAAGAAGAAGATCGTAGATGACTTGGATAGGTTTCTGAAGAGGAAGGAGTTTTACAAAAGAGTTGGTAAAGCGTGGAAACGAGGCTACTTGCTGTATGGACCGCCAGGAACGGGGAAATCAAGTTTGATCGCGGCGATGGCTAACTACCTGAAGTTTGATGTGTTTGATCTCGAGCTCAGTAGTATCTACGACAACGGTGAACTGAAGAGAGTTTTGTTATCCACCACGAATCGGTCGATCTTGGTGATCGAGGATATTGATTGCAGTGCTGAGGTCAGAGACAGAGAAGCTGAGGAGGATAATCAAGAAAGCAAAGTGAATAAAGGAAGGGTGACTTTGTCAGGGATTCTCAACTTCATCGATGGGTTATGGTCGAGTTTCGGAGACGAGAGGATCATCGTGTTCACGACTAACCACAAAGATAGGCTTGATCCCGCGTTGCTACGTCCGGGGAGGATGGATGTGCATATCAATATGTCTTACTGTacgggtttagggtttaggacgTTGGTTTCTAACTACCTTGGTTTAGATGGTGTAAACCATCCTCTGTGCGAGGAGATCGAGAGGTTGGTTGATTCTACGGAGGTTACTCCTGCTGAGTTGGCTGAAGAGTTGATGCAGGGTGATGATTGCGATGTTGTTCTTCGTGGAGTGGTTAGCTTTGTTGAGAAGAGGAAGGTAGAGAGAAGCAAGGCCAAGGAGGAGAGTGTTTCTATTTGTAAAGAAGTTGTAATTAAGACagatgattatgatgatgacGAAAAACAGAGTGGTTGTAATAATGGTATGAGGAATAGGAAGAAGCAAGCTGGTAGACGAAGAGGGAGGGGGACTCGGAATACTTACTTGTAA
- the LOC108862575 gene encoding syntaxin-112-like has translation MNDLMTKSFLSYVELKKQARNDTESERDVEKGELNEEALSGFFKEIESIKTLIEEITHLLLELQNLNEETKSTHSAKILRGLRDRMESNIVAVSRKANTAKTLIDAIETANRRSGSCADRTRVSVTNGVRAKLREAMGEFHRLREMIFADYREDLKRKYFLATGEEPSSEDVEKFGLFEVKPEMDLETKERHEAVNDIKRSLDRLHQVFLDMAALVETQGDGVDDIEANVAVAGSFVSGGTNSLLYANQMKKKNKKWVVWGSVLGVIVLLVCLISMLASR, from the coding sequence ATGAACGATCTGATGACGAAATCGTTCCTAAGTTACGTGGAACTCAAGAAACAAGCCAGGAACGATACAGAATCAGAGCGCGACGTCGAGAAAGGGGAACTCAACGAAGAAGCCCTCTCTGGTTTCTTCAAAGAGATCGAAtcaatcaaaaccctaatcgaAGAGATCACTCATCTCTTACTCGAACTGCAGAACCTAAACGAAGAGACCAAGTCCACGCACAGCGCCAAGATCCTCCGCGGATTGAGAGACAGGATGGAGTCAAACATCGTAGCCGTCTCTCGCAAGGCGAACACAGCCAAAACCCTGATCGACGCCATCGAGACGGCGAACCGTAGGAGCGGATCTTGCGCGGACAGGACACGTGTCTCGGTGACGAACGGTGTCAGGGCGAAACTGAGAGAGGCTATGGGAGAGTTTCACCGGCTGAGGGAGATGATCTTTGCTGATTACAGGGAAGATCTCAAGAGGAAGTATTTTTTAGCGACCGGTGAAGAGCCAAGCAGCGAAGACGTGGAGAAGTTTGGTTTGTTCGAAGTGAAACCAGAGATGGATCTGGAGACGAAAGAGAGACATGAAGCTGTGAATGATATTAAGAGGAGTCTTGACAGGCTTCATCAAGTGTTTCTCGACATGGCTGCTCTTGTTGAGACGCAAGGAGATGGGGTCGATGATATTGAAGCTAACGTGGCTGTTGCGGGGAGCTTTGTGAGTGGAGGAACTAACAGTCTGCTCTACGCGaatcagatgaagaagaagaacaagaagtggGTTGTTTGGGGTTCGGTTTTGGGTGTCATCGTGCTTCTTGTGTGTTTGATCTCCATGCTTGCTTCTCGTTGA
- the LOC108862576 gene encoding anaphase-promoting complex subunit 10, with product MATESSESEEEGKISGGNEKLILDDDLREMGKNAAWSVSSCKPGNGVNTLRDDNLETYWQSDGLQPHLINIQFQKKVRLQLVALYVDFKLDESYTPSKISVRAGDGFHNLKEVKSVELVKPSGWVSVSLSGTDPRETFVNTFMLQIAMLSNHLNGRDTHIRQIKVYGPRPNPIPRQPFQFTSTEFLAYSTLR from the exons ATGGCGACGGAGTCATCGGAATCGGAGGAAGAAGGGAAGATCAGCGGAGGAAACGAGAAGCTAATCTTGGACGACGATCTGAGAGAGATGGGGAAAAACGCAGCTTGGAGCGTCAGCTCTTGCAAGCCCGGCAACGGCGTCAACACTCTCCGCGACGACAATCTCGAGACCTATTGGCA ATCGGATGGTTTGCAACCACATTTGATCAACATTCAGTTCCAGAAGAAAGTGAGATTACAG TTAGTGGCTTTGTACGTTGACTTTAAGCTTGATGAGAGCTATACGCCTAGTAAGATCTCTGTTCGTGCTGGTGATGGCTTTCATAACTTAAag GAGGTAAAAAGTGTTGAGCTTGTAAAGCCATCTGGTTGGGTTTCCGTATCTCTGTCTGGGACCGATCCGAG GGAAACATTTGTGAATACATTCATGTTGCAAATAGCCATGTTGTCAAATCACCTCAACGGGAGAGATACTCATATCCGTCAGATCAAAGTTTATGGCCCTAGACC GAATCCTATTCCGCGCCAACCATTTCAGTTTACTTCAACGGAGTTTCTCGCATACTCCACGTTGAGATGA
- the LOC108860002 gene encoding protein RADIALIS-like 4 codes for MASNSIITSRSSTSSWTAKQDKQFEMALAKFEKDTPDRWHNVARAVGGKSVEEVKRRYELLVRDVNDIESGRYPLPRYRNTN; via the coding sequence ATGGCTTCCAACTCAATCATCACTTCCCGGAGCTCTACCTCGTCATGGACAGCGAAACAGGACAAACAGTTCGAAATGGCTTTGGCTAAGTTCGAGAAGGACACTCCTGACCGATGGCATAATGTGGCAAGAGCAGTTGGTGGAAAATCAGTTGAAGAGGTAAAAAGACGCTATGAATTGCTCGTTAGAGATGTTAATGACATTGAATCAGGGCGTTACCCACTACCAAGGTACCGCAACACTAATTGA
- the LOC108856164 gene encoding uncharacterized protein LOC108856164 has translation MAAASRLCSAAAIAAAAFTSMSTSHNLAHADSRFRFPFFSSSPPPPPTSESPADPSESTKAAEPDERKGSGFDPESLERGAKALREINNSPHSKQVFDLMRKQEKTRLAELAAEKSHNEAIQAHKDIERQRQLAEDQRNLLQQQAQAKAQNLRYEDELARKRLQTDHEAQRRHNVELVKMQEESSIRKEQARIATEEQIQAQQRQTEKERAELERETIRVKAMAEAEGRAHEAKLTEEQNRRMLLDKINGEREKWLAAINTTFSHIEGGVKALLTDRNKLIMTVGGATALAAGVYTTREGARVTWGYINRILGQPSLIRESSMGRFPWAGSVSQFKTKVSKFGKAASAKGENPLDNVVLHPSLKKRIEHLARATANTKSHQAPFRNMMFYGPPGTGKTMVAREIARKSGLDYAMMTGGDVAPLGAQAVTKIHEIFDWAKKSNKGLLLFIDEADAFLCERNSTYMSEAQRSALNALLFRTGDQSRDIVLVLATNRPGDLDSAVTDRIDEVIEFPLPGEDERFKLLKLYLNKYLTGEDQKGDKDTKTRWNHFFKKQSQKIIVEGDLTDHVIREAAKKTEGFSGREIAKLVAGVQAAVYGRPNCVLDAQLFEEIVDYKIQEHHQRARLATEGGQSFP, from the exons ATGGCGGCTGCTTCCAGGTTATGTTCCGCGGCGGCGATAGCAGCAGCTGCTTTCACATCAATGTCCACGTCACACAACCTAGCTCACGCCGACTCGCGATTCCGCTTccccttcttctcttcttcaccaCCGCCGCCGCCGACGTCAGAATCTCCAGCCGATCCGTCGGAGTCCACCAAAGCGGCGGAGCCTGATGAGCGAAAAGGATCTGGATTCGATCCTGAGTCCTTGGAACGAGGCGCTAAAGCTCTTCGTGAAATCAACAACTCTCCTCATTCCAAACAG GTGTTTGATCTAATGAGGAAGCAGGAGAAGACTCGGTTAGCTGAATTAGCCGCCGAGAAATCGCATAACGAAGCTATTCAAGCACACAAGGATATA GAAAGACAGAGGCAATTGGCTGAGGATCAGAGAAATCTACTGCAGCAGCAGGCACAAGCAAAAGCTCAAAACCTTCGGTACGAAGATGAGTTGGCGAGGAAGCGACTGCag ACGGATCATGAAGCCCAGAGACGGCATAATGTTGAGCTGGTTAAGATGCAAGAGGAGTCTTCTATCCGGAAAGAGCAAGCGAGGATCGCCACGGAGGAACAGATTCAAGCGCAGCAGCGCCAGACTGAGAAAGAGAGAGCCGAACTTGAGCGAGAGACAATTCGAGTCAAGGCCATGGCTGAGGCTGAAGGCAGAGCTCATGAAGCCAAACTTACTGAGGAGCAGAACCGGAGAATGCTTCTGGATAAGATTAATGGTGAAAGGGAGAAATGGCTTGCAGCTATCAACACGACTTTCAGTCACATTGAAG GGGGAGTCAAGGCCCTATTAACTGACAGAAATAAGCTGATTATGACTGTTGGAGGTGCTACAGCATTAGCCGCTGGAGTTTATACAACTCG AGAGGGTGCAAGGGTTACATGGGGTTATATTAACCGGATACTTGGACAGCCATCACTTATCCGAGAATCCTCCATGGGTAGATTTCCGTGGGCAGGGTCAGTGTCTCAGTTTAAGACCAAAGTCTCTAAGTTTGGTAAAGCTGCATCTGCAAAAGGAGAAAACCCCCTTGATAATGTAGTTCTCCATCCTTCTCTAAAGAAGAGAATTGAGCATCTTGCTAGAGCCACAGCGAATACTAAGTCACATCAAGCGCCATTCCGCAACATGATGTTTTATGGTCCTCCTGGTACCGGTAAAACTATGGTGGCCAGAGAGATTGCTCGGAAGTCG GGTCTTGATTATGCTATGATGACAGGAGGAGATGTTGCTCCTCTGGGTGCACAGGCTGTTACGAAAATCCATGAGATTTTTGATTGGGCTAAGAAATCAAACAAAGGTTTACTTCTTTTCATCGATGAAGCTGATGCTTTCCTATGCGA GCGTAACAGCACGTATATGAGCGAGGCCCAGCGTAGCGCTCTGAACGCTCTACTCTTTCGAACCGGTGATCAGTCACGGGACATAGTTCTGGTCCTGGCCACAAACAGACCCGGGGATCTTGACAGTGCGGTCACTGACAGGATCGACGAAGTTATCGAGTTTCCGCTCCCTGGTGAAGACGAACGTTTCAAGCTCCTTAAACTTTATCTCAACAAGTACCTAACTGGTGAAGACCAGAAAGGTGACAAAGACACAAAGACTAGATGGAACCATTTTTTCAAGAAGCAGTCACAAAAGATAATCGTTGAAGGAGACCTAACCGACCACGTGATCAGAGAGGCTGCGAAGAAGACGGAAGGATTCTCTGGTCGTGAGATCGCTAAGCTTGTTGCTGGTGTTCAAGCCGCTGTGTACGGACGACCAAATTGCGTCTTGGATGCACAGCTGTTTGAAGAGATTGTTGATTATAAAATCCAAGAACACCACCAGAGAGCCAGACTTGCGACTGAAGGTGGCCAATCTTTTCCTTAG